One stretch of Gaiellales bacterium DNA includes these proteins:
- a CDS encoding GNAT family N-acetyltransferase, producing MTELRTAHTADLAAGELAAIRRLMDAVFDGVSDDTFDNALGGVHALVLDDGELIGHGSVVQRRMLYSGRAMRTGFIEGVAVRADRRRQGHGARLMAPLERIVRSAYDLGALGASPDGARLYASRGWQLWRGPSSAMMPDGIRPTPGSDGHIYVLPVSVPVDVTGELTCDFRPGALW from the coding sequence ATGACCGAGCTGCGCACCGCCCACACCGCCGACCTCGCGGCCGGAGAGTTGGCCGCCATCCGCAGGCTGATGGACGCCGTATTCGACGGCGTCTCCGACGACACCTTCGACAACGCGCTCGGCGGCGTGCACGCGCTGGTCCTCGACGACGGCGAGCTGATCGGGCACGGCAGCGTTGTCCAGCGCCGCATGCTGTACTCCGGCCGGGCGATGCGCACCGGCTTTATCGAGGGCGTGGCGGTCCGCGCCGACCGGCGCCGTCAGGGGCACGGCGCGCGGCTCATGGCCCCGCTCGAGCGCATCGTGCGGTCCGCTTACGACCTCGGCGCGCTCGGTGCCAGTCCTGACGGCGCCCGCCTCTACGCCTCGCGCGGCTGGCAGCTGTGGCGCGGGCCCTCCTCGGCCATGATGCCGGACGGCATCAGGCCCACCCCGGGCTCAGACGGCCACATCTACGTCCTGCCGGTGTCGGTCCCGGTCGACGTGACCGGCGAGCTTACCTGCGACTTCCGTCCCGGCGCCCTGTGGTGA
- a CDS encoding class I SAM-dependent methyltransferase, whose amino-acid sequence MADSYETFAADYDWLFDDDVLTDGGAINYPAIARLLKRTAHGSTVLDASCGTGINAAALARRGFDVWATDGSEAMITEATARFRREHLAIPARHSLWADLPSTLAERFDVVLCVGNSLVHAAGRDAMVEALTGLRRMARPGGHVAIDSRNWEKLNAERRIVRVANRVLTRQGRRCLSFYAWEIPERLHDEHVAHIVFVFEDGDDAQTHEYPVSFRPFTVAELRERLELAGLREVDTDFDDSRDQYCLIAEATQA is encoded by the coding sequence ATGGCCGACTCCTACGAGACCTTCGCCGCCGACTACGACTGGCTGTTCGACGACGACGTGCTGACGGACGGCGGCGCGATCAACTACCCCGCCATCGCACGCCTGCTCAAGCGGACCGCTCACGGCAGCACGGTGCTCGACGCGTCCTGCGGCACCGGCATCAACGCGGCGGCGCTGGCCCGCCGCGGGTTCGACGTCTGGGCGACCGACGGGAGCGAGGCGATGATCACCGAGGCGACCGCCCGCTTCCGCCGCGAGCACCTGGCGATCCCGGCGCGGCACAGCCTGTGGGCCGACCTGCCGTCCACCCTGGCCGAACGCTTCGACGTCGTGCTCTGCGTCGGGAACTCGCTGGTCCACGCCGCGGGCCGGGACGCCATGGTGGAGGCCCTCACCGGCCTGAGGCGGATGGCCAGGCCCGGGGGACACGTGGCGATCGACTCCCGCAACTGGGAGAAGCTGAACGCCGAACGCCGGATCGTGCGCGTCGCGAACCGGGTGCTGACCCGGCAGGGCCGGCGGTGCCTGAGCTTCTACGCCTGGGAGATACCCGAACGCCTGCACGACGAGCACGTCGCCCACATCGTGTTCGTCTTCGAGGACGGCGATGACGCGCAGACGCACGAGTACCCGGTCTCGTTCCGCCCCTTCACCGTCGCCGAGCTGCGCGAACGACTCGAGCTCGCCGGGCTGAGGGAAGTCGACACCGACTTCGACGACTCCCGCGACCAGTACTGCCTGATCGCCGAAGCAACCCAGGCATGA
- a CDS encoding VOC family protein, with the protein MKITASAVSLNVDDVASSVRFLTEHFGFTEEMSADGFASLGRPDAGMNVVFLRRGMEMLPEDQRDDHAGGLILAFEVEDLEGELTRLRGEGVAITMPLRSEEWGERAFQVRDPNGVIIELLDWKAAAG; encoded by the coding sequence GTGAAGATCACCGCATCGGCAGTATCCCTGAACGTGGACGACGTGGCCTCGTCCGTTCGGTTCCTGACCGAGCACTTCGGGTTCACCGAGGAGATGTCGGCCGATGGCTTCGCCTCGCTGGGCCGGCCGGATGCCGGGATGAACGTGGTGTTCCTGCGCCGCGGCATGGAGATGCTGCCCGAGGACCAGCGGGACGACCACGCCGGCGGGCTGATCCTGGCCTTCGAGGTGGAAGACCTGGAGGGCGAGCTGACCCGGCTGCGGGGAGAGGGCGTCGCGATCACCATGCCGCTGCGATCCGAGGAGTGGGGCGAGCGCGCCTTCCAGGTGCGTGACCCCAACGGCGTCATCATCGAGCTGCTCGACTGGAAGGCGGCCGCCGGCTAG